The genomic segment GCATCGAGCAGCGGGGACCGGTCATGCAAGGGCCGACTTCCGCGCTGATCCCCGTCATGTTCGATATCGAACGGATCATGCGGGACAAGGCCAGGGTCGCTCGTCTGCTCGATGAAGCGAAGCGCCGGCAAGCAGGGGCCGGCGGCGGACAGGGATTCCCGCCAGGCCGCCACCCGGTCAAAAAAAGAGTCTGACGGGCGCCCGTCAGACTCTCCTGCCTGTCATGCTCTCCGTCCCGGCCGCAGCAGGGACATCGCATCCTCATAACGCGCATAGCTGACGCCGCTTCCGAAGCCGCTGTCGAACGCCCAATTCGCCAGGCTCTCCGCTTGCGTTGCCTGCAGGTCCGTGAAGCCGAACCGCGTTTTCATATCGGCCAAATATTTGCGCTTTACTTCCTCGAAAAACCGCTCGTTCTCCTGCCGCTGATCGTTGGCATCTCCCATGGCGCCGCCCAGCCTCCCTTTAACGGTCAGTATTGACGGATCCCGCCGGGAATAGACGCCGCTTCGGCCGGTTGTATTCGCGTGGCGGCATTGTATACTGTTAAGACGGCTAAATTAAGGGAGGACAACAGATGAACATAACGGCATATTCGGTCGAGCTGGTCAAGGATCCGTTCGGCATCCTGAGCGGACGGAGATACGAGTTCAAGCTGGAGGTCGAGGTGGAAGAGGAGGACGAGCTTTATTCGGAGCAAGGCGTATACGCGCGGATCGTCTATAAGGTCGAAGACGGGACGTCGGATATCTTGACGTGCGACTGGATGGAAAAGACGACGAACCGTTACCTGGCGCTGGATGCGGAGCCCGAAGAGCTTGCCGAGCTGGCTGCCTTTTGCGCGTCGCACCTGCCGGAAGACGAATGAATCCAGGCGAACGGCAAGCAGGCAAGGCCAAGCGTCCCTGACTTCGAAGGGGCGCTCGGCCTTGCCTGCTTTTTCATGGCGTCAAGCTCCAGATCTGAACTCAAAACTTCGGAATGATATAGCGGGCCAGGAAATACAAAACGCCGAAGAAGATGAGGACGTACGCGGCATACTTGATGAAGGTCGAGGCGACGAGGCTGGAATCGTACTTCTTTTCTACGTTGTGTTGCTCGAATTCAACATTGCGCTGTTCGATGGACATAGCCGAACCCTCCTAGTCTAATATTGAAAACTCGGAAGCACGTATTGGGCAAGGAAGTAAAGCAAACCAAGCAGTATCGCAAAGTAAGCGGAGTACTCGATGAACGAGACGGCGACGGGATCGCTTTCTAGCGGACGCTCGTAGTCTTCCTCAAGCAGCTCCGAGTGACCCAGATAACGCTCGGGCATGGACATCGCTGCACCCTCCTTCCGGCTCATGCATCGCTTTGATATCCTCCATTACCCGCGGTCCGTTCCGGCCAATCATCCCGGGGCGTCCGTCGCATCCGGTATCATTTTGTTCTCTTTAAGTGAGAGGCCGAATTGTTTAAACTGGAAGAGGCGTCCAAAAAATCAAATGGACGACAGGAGGAAAGCCCGATGAGACATGCCGAGCTCCTGGGCAAGATGGTCAAGCACGATATCGTCCACAACGGCTTGGTGCTCGTGCCGGCAGGAGTTGCACTCGAGAAGGCGCATATCGATTTGTTGGAAAATTACCGGGTGGATCCCGATGAGGTTCGCCTGGCCGAAGGGACGGACAGACCGTCGCAGGACGCGGATTCGGCCTCGATGATGTCGCAGGCCGTGCAGTTCACGAGGGAGATGTTCGAGCGGGTACGGGAGGCCGGCCATCTCGATCCGGAGGAGATCGAGCACACGCTGACGCCGATGGTCTTGCAGATCTCGCAGAACAAGGACATGTTCAGCCTGTTCCATACGGTTAAAGCGAAGGACGAATATACGCATCAGCATAACATCGGCGTCAGCGTGCTCTCCACGCTGATCGGCCGCTGGCTGGGATGGGGGGACGACGAGGTCGCCCTGCTGTCGCTGGCCGCGTCGCTGCACGACGTTGGGAAGGTCAGGATTCCCGACGAGATTCTGCTCAAGCCGGGCAGGCTGACAGCGGACGAGTATGCGGAGATGAAGCTGCATACCGTGTACGGCTACGAGATTCTGAAGGCGAACCGGAAAATCGATCCGCGCGTGGCGGCGGTCGCTCTGCAGCATCACGAACGCGACGACGGACGCGGCTACCCGTATGGCATCCGGAACAATGAGATGGACCCGATGAGCCGGGTCGTGGCGGTAGCCGACATTTTCCACGCGATGTCCTCCAGGCGTCCCTATCACGAGCCGATGCCATTTTACAGGGTTGTCAGCGAGATGCGCAACGGCTCGTTCGGAGAGCTGGATCCGTACATTGTGGGCGTGTTCCTCGAGCAGATCATCCGGCACTTGCTGGGCCGTCAGGTCAAGCTGAGCGACGGACGCTGGGGAGAGGTCGTCTACCTGGACCCGCAAGAAGACATGCACCCGCTCGTGAAGGTCGGCGGCAGCTTCATCGACCTGAAGCGGGAGCGGCATCTCAACATCGAGGAGATCATCATTTAAAAAGCGGAGCCGGGCCCCGCATTACCAAGGGATCGGACCCTTGTCTCCGAAAAAGCCGCCGCTCGGACCGTCGTCCTGGAGCAGCGCGAGGCGGACGGGCGTCCTCGCGCCTTCGGAAGCGAACCTGGGGGAGGCATAACCCGTCATGGCGGTCGCGCAGTAGCCGGGATCCGCGGCATTGACCTTGATGCCGGCCTCGGCGAGCTCCTTGGCCCACATGACGGTCAGCGCGTTGACGGCCGTCTTGGACGAGTTATAGCCGAGCATCAGGAACGTCCCCAGCTCGAACGACGGATCGCCGTGCAGCTGCAGCGAGGCGAGCGAACTCGACATGTTGACGATCCGGCCGCTCTGCGACTTGCGAAGCAAGGGGAGCATGGCCTGCGTGACGCGGACGACACCAAGCACGTTGGTCTCGTATACTTGGCGGACGATCTCCGCGCCGGATTCGCTAGGGCGGGACTCGGGCAGAAGAATGCCTGCGTTGTTGACGAGGATGTCCAGCCTTCCGTACCGCTGTCCGATCGCTTCCGCAGCCGCTTGCGCGTGGTCCTGGTCGGTGACGTCCAGCCTGATGCTCGCTGCGTCCGCGCCTTCGGCGACCAGCATGCGGACGGCTTCGGCCCCGCGGCCGAGATCCCGCGCGCCGACGAGGACGCGAACGCCCGCTTGGCCGAGCTGGCGGCAGATCTCGAATCCGATGCCTTGATTGCCGCCCGTGACGAGCGCGATTTTTTTATTTTTATCGTTCATGAAAACGTTCTCCTTTGCAGGTAGTTGGCCTCCCCTCCATTCTAAATGTCATCGTTATTCTCCTATAAGTGAGACAAGTCACCGATTCTGTCATCGTACAGCCTGACAGAATCGGTGACTTGTGATTGCGTTTGGATCAGATAAAAACCGACAGCAGCTTGCCGACCGCCGTCTTGGCGTCGACGTCTATGCTGACCTGAATCGGCGTGCCGACGCTCGGGCTCGGACGCAGGTCCGCGACCGTCATGCCGGCGCACAGCGCGCTCTCGCACTCGACGGTGACGCGCATCGTGCGGTTGGTCACAAGGCCGGGTTCTTCGGCAGCGAGCACGGTGAGCGGGTCGTGCATCGGCGCCGCGTCGACGAAGTGGTTGGCCTGCCGGTAAAACTCGAAGTAATAGGCCATCGAGGTCCGCAGGAACTCGACGATCTCGCGGTTCTCCGGCCGGCAGCGCCGCTGCAGGAAGTCCAGGTGCTCCTGGGCGAGGTGCGTCTTCATCGTAACGTCTAGTCCAATCATCACGATATCGAGTCCGGAAGCGAAGACGATGTCGGCGGCCTCGGGGTCGCCCCAGATGTTCGCTTCGGCGACCGGCGTCACGTTGCCGGCGGCCTGAACGGCGCCGCCCATCACGTAGACCTGTTTGATCTTGCGCGCCAGGCCGGGATCCTTGGCGAGGGCGAGCGCGACGTTCGTCAGCCGTCCGAGCGTGATGAGGACGAGCTCTCCGTCCAGCTCGTCGGCCTTGCGGACGATGAAGTCTTCGGCGCGCTCCGCGACCGCCCGCTGCCCGGACGGGGGAAGCTCGGCTTCGCCGATGCCGTTATGCCCGTGCACGTGCGCGGAGAAGCCGGTCGGCGGCCGCTTCAGCGGACGGTCGGCGCCCATCGCGACGGGCACCTCGTAAGCGGGCGAAGCCAGCTTGATGACGCGCAGCGTATTCTCCGTGGCTTGCTGCACGTCCACGTTGCCGAAGACGGTGGTAATGCCCTCGACGCGGAGCGCGGGGGACTTGAGCGCGTATAAAATGGCGAGCGCATCGTCGATGCCGGTGTCGGCGTCGATGATGACTTTGCGGACTTGAGTCAAGGGGATAAGCTCCTTTGTTCATCGGATGTTCCGCGCGCAGGGCGGCGCGTCATTCGAATTATAACACGCAGATTGTCCGTGAAGCATGCAAGAGGCGCGCGGACTGCTCCGCGCGCCTACAATAGCGAATATTAGCTGAGCGAGCCGAGCGCTTCCCGCGCGAACGCCTTAAGTTCATCGGTGCGGTCCTCATGAATTTTCCTCGCCCATGCCGGATCGTTCAGCAGCGCCCGGCCGACCGCGACGAGATCGAACTCTCCGCGTTCCAGGCGTTCGACGAGCGCGTCCAGACCCACGTTATCGGCGCCCTTGCCTTCGGCGAAGAGGCTCGTGAACTCGGAGTCGAGGCCGACGGACCCGACCGTGATGGTCGGCTTGCCGGTCAGCTTCTTGGTCCAGCCTGCCAGGTTCAGTTCGGAGCCCTCGAATTCAGGCTCCCAGAAGCGGCGCGTGGAGCAATGGAAGATGTCGACGCCGGCCGCGGACAACGGGGCGAGGAACTGCTCCAGCGCTTCCGGCGTAGGCGCGAGCTTGGCGTTGTAGTCCACCGGCTTCCACTGCGAGAAGCGGAAGATAATCGGGAATTCGGGCCCGACGGCGGTGCGGACCGCTTCGATGACTTCGACCGCGAACCGCGTGCGGCCGACCAGGTCGCCGCCGTATTCGTCGGTGCGCTTGTTCGTATTTTCCCAGAAAAACTGATCGATCAAGTAGCCGTGCGCGCCGTGGATCTCCACGCCGTCGAAGCCGATCCGCTTCGCGTCGGCCGCCGCCTGCGCGTAACCCGCGACGAGACTTCGGATCTCTTCCGTCGTCAGGGGCTCCGATACCGGCTGGCCGGTCAGGCTCAGACCAGAAGGACCGATCGGCGCGGCATCGGACTCGGGAAACTTCTCGCGCTCACGCGCCGTGCCCACGTGCCAGATCTGCGGGACGATCTTGCCGCCGGCTTCGTGAACCTCGCGGACGACGTTCGCCCAACCTTCGAGCGCCTCCTCGCCGTAGAAATGAGGGACGTCCCGGTCGGCCGCGGCCGCCGGATGGTTAATCACCGTGCCTTCCGTGATGATCAGGCCGACGTTATTTTCTGCTCTGCGGCGGTAGTAGCCGGCTACGTTGGGACCGGGAACGCCGTTCGGCGAGAAGCCGCGGGTCATCGGCGCCATGACGATCCGGCTGCCGAGCTCCAATTTTCCTTGGGCGAACGGTTCAAACAGCGGTGCTGCATTTCGGGATGCGCTCATTCGTTTTCTCTCCTTGGGGGCAATCGCCCTTATTTTTATATATCTATAAATATGAATATATAGATCGGCGTGAGAGAACGCAAGCAGCAACTATTTCTATTCGGTCTTCGCCTGCATCTGTGCCGCCAATTCGCTCAGGAACGACGCGATTCCTCGCTCGTTGCGCCTATAGTATGTCCATTGTCCGCACCGACGCGATTCGAGCAGTCCGGCTTTTTGCATGGAGGCCAGGTAGGATGAGATGACGGACTGCGTCAGCCCGGCCTTTTCCTGGATGCTGCCCACGCAGACGCCGCCGGGAAACGTCGCTTGCACGTCTGCGGGCTGGGGGCTGAACTGCTTGTCGGGCTCCCGCAGCCAGCACAGAATGTTGAGACGCGTTTCGTTGGACAGCGCCTTCAGCGCCGCGAGCTGGTCGTCCTGGGTCATGTAGGGCGCCTCCTTGGATTCCGTGATCGATATTCGTGCTCTAAGTATAGCAAAGCCGGGGTTGTTCGAAAACGAAGCGCAGCCAGTCTTCGGCTCGACTAGCTCGGCGTGCCTGCTTAACTCGTTGCGAACGCGGGTAAAGAGTTCCGGTTAACCGTCGCTACATAGGAAACGCTGGTGAATATGTCGGAAACGCCGGTGAATACGACCATTACCGAGGAGGAAGCGCGCGCATGGCGAAGAAAAAAGACGGCAAGCCGGAGAAGACAGTGAAGGACGAGCAGCTGGAGCAGTTCACGGTGGACGCGACCGGGCAGAAGCTGACGACGAACCAGGGCCTGCGCATGGCGGAGGACGAGTTTTCCCTTAAGGCGGGCGAGCGGGGACCGACGCTGCTGGAGGACTTTCATTTCCGCGAGAAAATGACGCACTTCGACCATGAGCGCATCCCGGAGCGGGTCGTGCATGCGAGAGGCTTCGGGGCGCACGGGTTCTTTCAAGTATACGAGCCGCAGGCGGACATCACGAAGGCCGGCTTTTTGCAGGATCCGTCCGTCAAGACGCCGGTATTCGTCCGCTTTTCGACTGTCGCCGGCTCTCGCGGGTCGGCCGACACGGTACGGGACGTGCGGGGCTTCGCCGTTAAATTTTATACCGAGGAAGGCAATTACGACCTCGTCGGCAACAACATCCCGGTATTCTTTATCCAGGATGCGATTAAATTCCCCGACTTCATCCACGCGGTGAAGCCGGAGCCGCATAACGAGGTGCCCCAGGCGCAGTCGGCACACGACACGTTCTGGGATTTCGTCACGACGAACACCGAGGCCGCGCACATGGTCATGTGGGCGATGAGCGACCGCGCGCTGCCGCGCAGCTACCGCATGATGGAGGGCTTCGGCGTCAACACGTTCCGCCTGGTCAACGCCGAGGGCGTGGCGCGCTTCGTGAAGTTCCACTGGAAGCCGGTGCTGGGCGTGCACTCGACCGTCTGGGACGAGACGCAGAAGATCGCGGGCAAGGACCCGGACTTCCACCGCCGCGACCTGTGGGACGCGATCGAGCAGGGCAACTTCCCCGAGTGGGAGCTCGGCGTCCAATTGATCGAGGAGGACGAAGAGTTTAACTTCGACTTCGACATCCTCGATCCGACCAAGCTGTGGCCGGAGGAGCTCGTGCCGGTGCGGCTGATCGGGAAAATGACGCTGAACCGCAACACGGACAATTTCTTCGCGGAAACGGAGCAGGTCGCCTTCCACCCGGGACATGTCGTGCCGGGCATCGACTTCTCCAACGATCCGCTGCTGCAGGGGCGCCTGTTCTCCTATACCGATACGCAGCTCAAGCGCGTCGGCGGCCCGAACTTCCACGAGCTGCCGATCAACCGCCCGGTTGCGCCGGTCCACAACAATCAACGCGACGGCATGGCGCGCATGACGATCAATCCGGGTCAGGTTGCGTACCACAAGAACGGAATCGCTGGGAACACGCCTGCGCCTGCGCCTGAATCCGAGGGCGGGTACAAGCATTACGAAGAGAAGGTGGAAGGCCGCAAGGTCCGCGCGCGCAGCGACAGCTTCAAGGACCACTTCGGCCAAGCCGCGATGTTCTATCAGAGCCTGAGCGAGGTCGAGCAGCTGCATATCGTCAAGGCGTTCCAGTTCGAGCTGAGCAAGGTGATGAACAAGGACGTGCGCCAGCGGACGGTCGACGTGTTCGCGCAGGTCGATCCGGGGCTCGCGGCGCAGCTCGCCGACGCGATCGGGGCGCTGCCGCCGGCCGATACGACGCAGCCGGCGGTGACGATGAAGTCGCCCGCGCTCAGCATCATGAACAAGGCCAAGTCGGCCAAGACGCGCAAGGTGGCCGTGCTGACGGCCAAGACGTTCGCGGACGCCGAGCTGAAGGAGGTGCTCGCGCCGCTCGCCGCGGCGGGCGTCACGGCGGAGCTCGTCGGCACGAAGCTCGGCTTCCTGCCGACGGACGCGGACGGGCAGGTCGAGGTCATGCACCATCTGGAGTCGGCGGACTCCGTCCTGTTCGACGCGGTCTACGTCGCGGGCGGCCGGGAGAACGTCGATGCGCTGCTGGCGCAGCCGCTGGCGGTGGATTTTGTCCGCCAGGCGTACCGCCACTACAAGCCGATCGCCGCGATCGGCGAAGGCGCGGACCTGCTGACCGCGGCGGGCGTCGGCGCGCCGACGCCCGTTGGCGCCAAGGCGACGGGTTCGGTCAACCAGCCCGCGTGGAACGAGCCGGGCGTCGTCGTCGCCGCTGCGCCGGACGCGGCCTTCGCCAAGTCGTTCGTCGAGGCGATCGAGGCGCACCGTCATTGGACGCGTAAGGTGCAATAACGCTGGAACGGGAGAAGGAAGGAGCAGCCTCTGCGGGGGCTGCTTCTTTTTGCGTTCAGGCGTTTTATCTTCATGCAGCCAGCGGGCTCAGGGAGGTCTCGGGGTATGCAGGAAGTCTCGGTTAGGAACAAACTGGTGAACTCGTATGCAGGGTTGCGTCGTGAAGTCTCGGTCAGGAACAAACTGGTGCTCTCGAATGCGTGATGGCGGCAGGAGGTCTCGGTCAGGAACAAACTTGTGCTCTCGTATGCGATTTGCGTCAAGAAATCTCGGTTAGGAACAAACTCGTACTCTCGAATGCGGGACTGCGCCAGAAAGTCTCGGTTAGGAACAAACGGTTGAACTCGTATGCGGGGCTGCGTTAGGAAGTCACAGCCAGAAAAAAACTTTTACTCTCGTATGCGGGATGGCGTCAGGAAGTCTCGATTAGGAACAAACTTGTCCTCCCGCCTAACGCCCAAGCTCTCTGGAAAGGCTTGGATCGTCCGCTTAAGTTCAATATCGCCTCCTTACCAATAACCTTTAACGGATGTAAGCTTTTGTAAGATCGGCGCCAACAGATTTGAAAGCCCTTACACACCCGAGCTGCCGATCGCGAGGGAGGTGGGACGCAGCGGTTAGCAAGCGGACGGCCGAGGCGGTGGTGTTGGCGTGTAGGCGCGGAACATCAAGGCATCAAGGCACGTGACATCATTGCTTCAAAGCACGTGACATCACTGCATCAAAGGCAGCAGGGCGACGAAGCGAGCTTCACGATACGTAAATGATGCGCACAGGGCCGGCAATGTCCGGCAACTTTCAAACAAACGAGGAGGCATGCATTAATGAACGTCAACAACCGTTTTCGTTTGACATGGCCGCGTTTCTTCGCGGCGCTGCTGGCGGCGGCATTGCTGCTCGGCCAATGGGCCTGGTCTCCGTCGATCGCATCCGCCGCTTCCGCCTTCGTGCAGACGGCGGCATCGGGGTACGGCAGCCAGTCGGGCATTCAGCTGGAGACGTCGAGCGAAGGCGGACAGAACGTCGCGTTTATCGACAACGGCGACTATATCGCTTTCCCGAGCATCGATTTCGGCAGCGGCGCGAGCACGTTCCAGGTCCGCGTCGCCAGCAACGCGAGCGGCGGCGCGATCGAGGCGAGGCTCGACGGCGTAAACGGGACGCTGATCGCGACAGCGCAGGTCCAGGGCACCGGGGGATGGCAAAATTGGACGACGGTGACGGCGAACGCGTCGGGCGCGAGCGGCGTTCACACGCTGTATTTGAAGTTTACAGGCGGCAGCGGCAATCTGTTCAACCTGCTCTGGTTCAAGTTTGCTTCGGGCCTGTCGGCTTATAGCCAGATTGAGGCGGAAGCCTACAACGGCCAATCCGGCATCCAAACGGAGCCGACATCGGATGTAGGCGGCGGGTCGAATGTGGGCTTCATCGACAACGGCGACTATTTGCTGTTTAACGGCGTGGACTTCGGCAGCGGAGCCTCCAGCGTTCAGGCGCGCATAGCAAGCGCGGCCAGTGGCGGCACGATTGAATTCCGGCTGGACAGCTTGACGGGAACGCTGATCGGGACCGTCGCGGCGAGCGGCACGGGCGGCTGGCAGAACTGGACGACCGCAAGCGGGCAAATATCGGGCGCGACGGGCATCCACAACTTGTACGTTAAATTCGTGGGCGGCGCGGGCAACCTTTTTAACCTCAACTGGTTCAAGTTCGGCACGGGAGCATCGAGTTCCGGCGGCGACGTCGTCGGCAAGCTGTTCGCCGGTTACCAAGGCTGGTTCAACGCGCAGGGCGACGGCTCGCCGAACGGCGGATGGGTCCACTGGTCCAAGAACAGCAGCGCGCCGACCGCCGGCTCGAACGTGAACTTCGAGCTGTACCCGGACATTCGCGAGTATTCGAAGCTGTATCAAACGAATCTGGCGAACCTCGGCAACGGCACGCAGGCGAAGCTGTTCTCCTCCTACGACCAGGAGACGGTCAACAAACACTTCGAATGGATGCAGACGTACAACATCGACGGCGCGGCGCTGCAGCGCTTCGGGGCCGACGAGAGCGATACGCCGAACAACTGGAAGACGAACCGCGACAGCGTGGCCGTAAAAGTAAAGAACGCTGCGGAGACTTACAACCGCAAATTTTATGTCATGTATGATATTACAGGGATGAATGCGAGCAACTGGCTGAACGCGGTGAAGCACGATTGGACGACGAACGTCGTGAACAATATGCATCTGACCTCTTCAGGCGCCTACGCGAAGCAGAACGGCAAAATTGTTGTCTGCATCTGGGGAATCGGATTCACCGACCGGCCTGGTACGGCTGCCGAGCACCAGAATCTGATCAACTGGTTCAAGGCGCAGAACGTCTATGTGATCGGAGGCGTGCCGACTTACTGGCGGACGGGCAACAACGATTCGAAGCCCGATTTTATGAGCGTATACGAATCGCTCGACATGCTCTCGCCGTGGTTCGTAGGACGCTTCGGCAATGCCGATGTCGACAACTACAGTACGAACCAATACGGGCCCGATCTCGCGTATACGCAGCAGCGCAACATCGCCTATCAGCCCGTCATCTGGCCCGGCTTCGCCTGGTCCAACCTGAACGGGGGTCCGACGAATCAAATTCCCCGGCAGCATGGCGACTTCATGTGGCAGCAAGCCTATCGTTTAAAGCAGCTCGGCATCAGCACCGGCTATATCGCGATGTTCGACGAGTACGACGAAGGAACGGCAATTGCCAAGGCAGCGGAGAACAGCGCGATGATCCCGACGAACCAGTACTTCCTGACACTCAATGCGGACGGCGTAGCGGTATCCTCCGACTTCTATCTCCGTCTGGCGGGCGATATCAACCGGATGTTCAAGGGGCAGATTCCGGTCACGGCCTCGCATCCGACCACCCATCAATAAGGCATACGGCGGCTTTCGGGAGATGCGTCTTCCGGGCCGCTTTTTCCGTGCGTACGGCTGCAAAGAAGACAAGATCGGCGGCCTTCGTTTTCGATCGCCTCATGGGAGCGTCCGGACGCGTGCTTTAAAATGAGGGAGAAACGCGCGCGTCAAGCGGTGAAGGAGAGTGTAGCATGAACGGTAAAAATCCGATTATTACCTCGATATTTACGGCCGACCCATCGGCCCACGTATGGGAAGACGGCAGAATCTATATTTACGCCTCGCACGACATGGACCCGCCGAGGGGCTGCGATCTGATGGACCGCTACCACGTCTTCTCGTCGGACGATATGGTGAACTGGGTGGACGAAGGGGAGATATTGCGGTCGGACGACGTGACGTGGGGAAGACCCGAAGGCGGCTTCATGTGGGCGCCCGACTGCGCCTTTCGGAACGGCACCTACTACTTCTATTATCCGCATCCGAGCGGCTCCGACTGGAACGCTACGTGGAAAATCGGCGTCGCCACGAGCGACAAGCCTGCCGAAGGATTCGTCGACCGCGGCTATATCGAAGGACTCGGCGGGTTCGCGATGATCGATCCGTGCGTCTTCCAGGACGATGACGGGCGCGCATACATGTACTACGGCGGGGGCGGCGTCTGCCATGGCGGCGAGCTTAACGACGACATGATGTCTATTAAGGGCGAGATGGTCGACATGGTCGGCCTGGAAGATTTTCACGAGGCGGCATGGACGTTCAAACGCGAAGGCGTCTACTATTTAACCTACGCGGACAATCTGCACGACAACAACCGGATGCGTTACGCCACGAGCGATCATCCGCTCGGTCCGTGGACCTACCGGGGCATCTTCCTGGAGCCGACAGGCTGCTCGACGACGCACGGATCGGTTGCCGAGTACAAAGGACAATGGTATCTGTTTTACCACAATCAGGCGATCTCCGGCCACGGCAACTTGCGCAGCGTATGCATCGACGAGCTGCACTTTGACGAGAACGGCGCCATTCGCACGGTGCGGCAGACGGAAGAAGGGGTTCGTGCCGTACAAGCCGATTCCGCCGGGGGAAATGAGCGAACCTTTTACCCGGTCGACGGCTGCGAGACGGGCGGGGATGCGGCGATCGTCGCCACGGAGCGGGGAACCTTCACCGTCGTGGGGATGAAGGGGACTTCGTCTTCCTGCGAGTTCCGAGAGGTCGACGGCGGCCGCGGCGGCCGGGCCGCTCTCGCCGTGCGCTACACGACTGGCGAGCGACTGGCGAAGCTGCGGCTTGTCGTCAATGGCGCGGACTGCTCGTTATTGAACGCGCTGCAGGCGGATGGCGGGCATACTTCGCTCACCGTGAGACTGGATCCGTGGGCGGTCAATACGGTCAAGCTCGCAGGCGGTCATGGGGACGTGAGGATCGAAGGTTTGTCCGTCGAATGGCTGGATTAGCGCTATCCTGCAAAAGTGTATCATCCAAGGCTGGTATGGCGTTTTTTGCGAGCTATCGCGCGAAAGTGCACGGGAGCTCGTCTTTTGCACGATAGCCCCAAGTATACCTTTTCACCGGCGGAAAGCGACGACCGCGAAGCTAAAAAGGAAGAGTCCCCTCCCAGGCGGAAATGCTCGAACCGCCAAAAAG from the Cohnella hashimotonis genome contains:
- a CDS encoding family 43 glycosylhydrolase; protein product: MNGKNPIITSIFTADPSAHVWEDGRIYIYASHDMDPPRGCDLMDRYHVFSSDDMVNWVDEGEILRSDDVTWGRPEGGFMWAPDCAFRNGTYYFYYPHPSGSDWNATWKIGVATSDKPAEGFVDRGYIEGLGGFAMIDPCVFQDDDGRAYMYYGGGGVCHGGELNDDMMSIKGEMVDMVGLEDFHEAAWTFKREGVYYLTYADNLHDNNRMRYATSDHPLGPWTYRGIFLEPTGCSTTHGSVAEYKGQWYLFYHNQAISGHGNLRSVCIDELHFDENGAIRTVRQTEEGVRAVQADSAGGNERTFYPVDGCETGGDAAIVATERGTFTVVGMKGTSSSCEFREVDGGRGGRAALAVRYTTGERLAKLRLVVNGADCSLLNALQADGGHTSLTVRLDPWAVNTVKLAGGHGDVRIEGLSVEWLD
- a CDS encoding carbohydrate-binding protein encodes the protein MNVNNRFRLTWPRFFAALLAAALLLGQWAWSPSIASAASAFVQTAASGYGSQSGIQLETSSEGGQNVAFIDNGDYIAFPSIDFGSGASTFQVRVASNASGGAIEARLDGVNGTLIATAQVQGTGGWQNWTTVTANASGASGVHTLYLKFTGGSGNLFNLLWFKFASGLSAYSQIEAEAYNGQSGIQTEPTSDVGGGSNVGFIDNGDYLLFNGVDFGSGASSVQARIASAASGGTIEFRLDSLTGTLIGTVAASGTGGWQNWTTASGQISGATGIHNLYVKFVGGAGNLFNLNWFKFGTGASSSGGDVVGKLFAGYQGWFNAQGDGSPNGGWVHWSKNSSAPTAGSNVNFELYPDIREYSKLYQTNLANLGNGTQAKLFSSYDQETVNKHFEWMQTYNIDGAALQRFGADESDTPNNWKTNRDSVAVKVKNAAETYNRKFYVMYDITGMNASNWLNAVKHDWTTNVVNNMHLTSSGAYAKQNGKIVVCIWGIGFTDRPGTAAEHQNLINWFKAQNVYVIGGVPTYWRTGNNDSKPDFMSVYESLDMLSPWFVGRFGNADVDNYSTNQYGPDLAYTQQRNIAYQPVIWPGFAWSNLNGGPTNQIPRQHGDFMWQQAYRLKQLGISTGYIAMFDEYDEGTAIAKAAENSAMIPTNQYFLTLNADGVAVSSDFYLRLAGDINRMFKGQIPVTASHPTTHQ